A stretch of the Rosa rugosa chromosome 5, drRosRugo1.1, whole genome shotgun sequence genome encodes the following:
- the LOC133713055 gene encoding uncharacterized protein LOC133713055 produces MSSGGTPPISSSAGSVNAGASSGSADPENETIDDKAPLWKFVKKIEKMAGGGSWRWRCCFCKLHYNGSYTRVRGHLLKEGIAGIAVCNKVTLHAFTQMSKLVRECKERLMNAAPRQVPLPSSGQQGGSSGTSSYGMSYHAYTQAQTASDGGKKRKTAAGSVEKAFQNSAREQCDSEVARMYYTGGLSFNLARNPHYRNSYIRASTLPGYIPPGYNALRTTLLAKERKNIEHHLEPIKITWKDKGVSLCSDGWSDAQRRPLINVIATCESGPMMLRAINCEGEFKDHALIADLIIDSIKEVGWENVVQVITDNAPVCSKAGALIASKYPTIFWTPCVVHTLNLAVKNICTPSLVASNADVFDACCWIQPVSEDVMFIKNFIMNHGMRLVMLMTIAI; encoded by the coding sequence ATGAGCAGCGGAGGAACACCTCCTATTAGTTCTAGTGCCGGGTCTGTTAACGCCGGTGCTAGTAGTGGATCTGCTGATCCTGAAAATGAGACCATTGATGATAAAGCACCATTGTGGAAATTTGTGAAGAAGATTGAAAAAATGGCAGGTGGAGGAAGTTGGAGGTGGCGGTGCTGTTTTTGCAAATTGCACTACAACGGGTCTTATACTAGAGTTCGTGGTCATTTGTTGAAAGAAGGAATAGCGGGGATAGCAGTTTGCAACAAGGTTACTCTTCATGCATTTACTCAAATGTCCAAGTTGGTGAGAGAATGCAAGGAGAGACTAATGAATGCAGCTCCTAGACAAGTTCCTCTACCATCATCAGGACAGCAAGGGGGGAGTTCCGGCACAAGTAGCTATGGGATGAGTTATCATGCCTATACACAAGCACAAACAGCAAGTGATGgtggaaagaagaggaaaacagCTGCTGGTTCAGTAGAAAAGGCCTTCCAAAACTCAGCTAGGGAGCAATGCGATAGTGAGGTTGCAAGGATGTACTACACCGGTGGCTTATCTTTCAACCTAGCTAGAAATCCACACTATCGGAACTCCTACATTCGTGCTTCTACCCTTCCAGGCTACATTCCACCAGGCTACAATGCTCTAAGGACCACACTTCTtgcaaaagaaaggaaaaatattGAGCATCATTTAGAGCCAATCAAGATTACATGGAAAGACAAAGGTGTGAGTCTTTGTAGTGATGGTTGGTCTGATGCACAAAGAAGACCCTTGATTAATGTGATAGCCACTTGTGAGAGTGGTCCGATGATGTTGAGGGCTATAAACTGTGAGGGGGAATTCAAGGATCATGCATTGATTGCAGACTTGATTATAGATTCCATCAAGGAAGTGGGTTGGGAAAATGTTGTGCAAGTGATTACCGATAATGCTCCTGTTTGTTCCAAGGCCGGTGCCTTGATAGCAAGTAAGTATCCTACTATTTTTTGGACACCATGTGTAGTGCATACTTTGAATCTTGCTGTTAAGAATATTTGCACACCTTCATTAGTTGCAAGCAATGCGGATGTGTTTGATGCATGTTGTTGGATACAGCCAGTTTCTGAGGATGTTATGTTTATCAAGAACTTCATTATGAATCATGGAATGAGATTAGTGATGTTAATGACCATTGCAATTTGA
- the LOC133711770 gene encoding uncharacterized protein LOC133711770, whose translation MLKRFRQIKNGLQQMVISPKWDDYKEDDVRKAASVKEKLLDELLRADTDRPSLHLVYEWWDSMIEQVKKAIYRKERKQPHQESPFWDAVYKVLMARWSKCNTSLNCLAHSLNPKYYSSEWLSEDTNRVAPHKDLEITRERKNCILRYFGNEDDRMKVNIEFANFSMCMQEFGSGDAMKDRFIMQPITWWAVHGASAPSLQAIAFKILGQPCSSSCCERNWSTYNFIHSVRRNKITPQRAEDLVFVHTNLRLLARRSPSYNESATQMWDVGGDDFDSLEETNVGRLEIANLSLDEPQLEGVLFNVDHEDEDLEDVVQVE comes from the exons ATGCTAAAGAGGTTTAGGCAAATCAAAAATGGTTTGCAACAGATGGTCATCAGTCCAAAGTGGGATGATTACAAAGAAGATGATGTTAGGAAGGCAGCTTCTGTGAAAGAGAAATTATTAGATGAGTTGCT GAGAGCAGACACTGATAGGCCTTCTCTTCATTTGGTGTATGAATGGTGGGATAGTATGATTGAGCAAGTGAAGAAAGCTATCTATAGGAAAGAAAGGAAGCAACCTCATCAAGAGTCTCCATTTTGGGATGCGGTGTATAAGGTTCTAATGGCTCGTTGGTCCAAGTGCAATACTTCTCTCAATTGCTTGGCACATTCATTGAATCCGAa GTATTATAGTTCGGAATGGCTTAGTGAAGATACTAATCGGGTTGCTCCTCACAAAGATTTAGAGATTACAAGGGAGAGGAAAAATTGTATCCTTAGATACTTTGGCAATGAAGATGATCGGATGAAAGTTAACATAGAATTTGCCAATTTTTCTATGTGCATGCAAGAGTTTGGAAGTGGAGATGCTATGAAGGATAGGTTTATTATGCAGCCTATAACATGGTGGGCTGTCCATGGAGCTTCGGCACCATCTCTCCAAGCCATAGCCTTCAAGATTCTAGGTCAACCTTGTTCTTCTTCATGTTGTGAAAGAAATTGGAGTACTTACAATTTCATTCATTCTGTGAGGAGGAATAAGATAACACCACAAAGAGCGGAAGATTTGGTATTTGTGCATACCAATCTTCGCCTTTTAGCTAGAAGAAGCCCAAGTTACAATGAGAGTGCAACTCAAATGTGGGATGTTGGAGGTGATGATTTTGATTCTTTGGAAGAGACTAATGTTGGAAGGCTTGAGATTGCTAACCTTTCACTTGATGAACCACAATTAGAGGGGGTTTTGTTTAATGTTGATCATGAAGATGAAGACCTTGAGGATGTTGTCCAAGTTGAATGA